In a genomic window of Narcine bancroftii isolate sNarBan1 chromosome 7, sNarBan1.hap1, whole genome shotgun sequence:
- the zbtb11 gene encoding zinc finger and BTB domain-containing protein 11 isoform X1: MSNEESYKAIIRYLTNEKEPYAPGTEGNVKRKIRKAAACYVVRRGTLYYQKKRKDRDEFDELEVVLEAGTRRELIASFHESADGFHFTRDQTWRNISQSYWWRGIFKQVKDYIKECIQCKEKIDRNKSVCADTMEILEQLGIDAPVVDNGNETDDDLSNSEGRSDALPRPTRKKTVPKQELVFVDSKGLVKQESAKHCQIVLEQLNFQRLSNQFCDVTLLIEGEEYKAHKSILAASSEYFRELFIEKGAVSSHEAVVDLSGFNKTSFLPLLEFAYTSVLAFDFCHMADVATLARHLLMNEVLKLCEHVHKQLEERKITVYQKGDIKTVNSRVNDTEVELPMDVNTLENTEAQAIENTADGTITVVLQESVQIPMPAEAPASDMEGETPKEVDVTHTAEELMVQQIQGILDCSVEVSDAEISQVNDQIEAVASSVSIPHLESTENNGQDVPEPPATDEQTDMPAVNGTENENQIKEELPETLSTSDVSKRKRGRPPKLHDKQKTVAVASSSKCLLDDTYKSRLRQRTLAEGGYIRLHKGTEKKLRVRKSILKSATQQVAQKLVKRGRRMQPKRTTVERDDVEVEHKCNECGKAFPKRYTLMMHMMTHNRIKEFKCPLCEKEFLYKASLLSHLLRHKRSHEQIDESPGGRTKRQFICDICGKTLPKPYNLRLHMLKHTGVKPHVCKRLPVGAEKMTTTHQEKDIAGITHSQEEGACAPDVDPDPGSLPTLMEGAHKKMTPLLEIPQDILQSEYFGPFCEFLKQQRVAGGEQRRPPEEVGVPSLGVQTRIKTVKLPVVEMQQELQLPGSATTQEKAGLSFSELQCKQISLIIQPMLNEMSQRLSLKLDTVKICVEASCEDFKQFQAAFLKCQQQMASNTEKVLEVEKSVKELRERERELERKVDYLENQSRRNNVKIVGLPESMEEQDPLHFFTEWIPQILGQEFFSGGLVLERAHRALKRRPLFGQPPRPEIIRCLNYLDRETILHLAVQNVRQRQAPLMIQNSRVFFYPDLSQEVIQCRRRFNPVKEVLWRKGYNSTFRYPAVLVFCGDFQSLFFENEREAMSFADSLPDVRGQRRSPPLFPKEKSGCSGNGRNGRNGNGKSPFP; the protein is encoded by the exons ATGTCGAACGAGGAGAGTTACAAGGCGATCATCCGGTACCTGACCAACGAGAAGGAACCTTATGCGCCGGGGACCGAGGGCAACGTCAAGAGGAAGATCCGCAAGGCCGCCGCCTGCTACGTGGTCCGCCGCGGCACCCTCTACTACCAGAAGAAGCGCAAGGACCGCGACGAGTTCGACGAGCTGGAGGTGGTGCTGGAGGCCGGCACTCGGCGGGAGCTGATCGCCTCGTTCCACGAAAGCGCCGACGGTTTCCACTTCACCCGCGACCAGACGTGGAGGAACATCTCGCAGAGCTACTGGTGGAGAG GTATATTTAAACAAGTGAAGGACTACATCAAAGAATGCATACAATGCAAGGAAAAGATCGATCGAAACAAGTCAGTATGTGCCGATAcaatggaaatcctggagcagtTGGGAATAGATGCTCCGGTGGTGGATAATGGCAATGAAACTGATGATGACTTGAGTAATTCCGAGGGAAGGTCTGATGCACTCCCAAGGCCTACCAGAAAGAAAACAGTTCCAAAGCAGGAATTAGTGTTT GTGGATAGCAAAGGCCTAGTGAAACAGGAATCTGCAAAACACTGTCAAATAGTGTTGGAACAATTGAATTTTCAGAGACTATCCAATCAGTTCTGTGATGTCACACTCCTGATTGAGGGAGAGGAGTACAAAGCACACAAGTCCATTCTGGCAGCCAGCAGCGAATATTTTCGAGAGCTTTTCATTGAAAAAGGAGCAGTGTCCAGTCATGAAGCAGTTGTGGACCTTTCAG gGTTTAATAAGACAAGTTTTCTTCCATTATTGGAATTTGCCTACACATCTGTTCTAGCATTTGATTTCTGTCACATGGCTGACGTTGCCACGTTAGCCCGTCATCTATTGATGAATGAAGTTCTGAAGCTATGTGAACATGTTCATAAACAACTAGAGGAAAGGAAGATTACAGTGTACCAAAAGGGAGATATAAAAACTGTAAATTCCAGAGTCAATGACACAGAAGTTGAGTTGCCTATGGATGTTAATACTTTAGAAAATACAGAGGCTCAAGCAATTGAAAATACTGCTGATGGTACCATAACAGTGGTATTACAAGAGTCTGTACAAATTCCCATGCCCGCTGAAGCCCCTGCATCTGATATGGAAGGCGAAACCCCAAAGGAAGTGGACGTAACGCATACAGCTGAAGAACTGATGGTTCAGCAAATTCAGGGTATTCTGGACTGCTCTGTAGAAGTCAGTGATGCTGAAATCAGCCAAGTTAATGACCAGATTGAAGCAGTGGCATCTAGTGTAAGCATTCCACATCTAGAAAGTACAGAGAACAATGGCCAGGATGTGCCAGAACCCCCTGCTACTGATGAACAGACGGACATGCCTGCTGTGAATGGGACTGAGAATGAGAATCAAATAAAGGAAGAGTTGCCAGAGACCCTGAGTACATCAGATGTGTCAAAACGAAAACGTGGTAGGCCACCAAAATTACATGACAAGCAGAAAACTGTTGCAGTTGCCTCCTCTTCCAAATGCCTCTTAGATGATACTTACAAAAGCAGGCTACGACAACGAACTTTGGCTGAAGGTGGCTATATCCGGTTACATAAAGGCACAGAGAAGAAACTGCGAGTCAGAAAAAGCATCTTAAAGTCTGCAACACAACAG GTTGCCCAGAAATTGGTGAAGAGAGGTAGAAGGATGCAACCAAAGAGAACCACTGTGGAGAGAGATGATGTCGAGGTGGAGCATAAATGTAATGAATGTGGAAAGGCTTTCCCAAAGCGTTACACCTTGATGATGCACATGATGACACACAACAGAATCAAGGAATTTAAATGCCCA CTCTGTGAAAAGGAGTTCCTATATAAAGCCTCCCTGCTCTCTCATCTTCTGCGGCACAAAAGGAGCCATGAGCAAATAGATGAGAGTCCTGGCGGTAGGACAAAGCGGCAGTTCATCTGTGACATCTGCGGAAAAACGTTGCCAAAGCCTTATAACCTGCGACTTCATATGCTGAAGCACACAGGTGTCAAGCCACATGTGtgtaag AggttgcctgtgggagctgaaaaaatgactactactcaccaggagaaggacatcgctggaattacccattctcaggaggaaggtgcttgtgcccccgatgtggatcctgatcctggcagcctgccgactttaatggAAGGGGCACAcaagaagatgactccattgcttgaaatacctcaggatatactccaatctgaatattttggtcctttttgtgagtttttgaagcaacaacgggttgcggggggagaacaacgtcggccccctgaggaagtcggggtgccgtcgctgggagtccagacccgcattaaaactgttaaactgcctgttgttgagatgcagcaggagctgcagttacctggttctgccactacgcaagagaaagcagggctgagcttttctgaattacagtgTAAACAGataagccttatcattcagccgatgctgaatgaaatgtctcagaggctcagtttgaaactggatacagttaaaatatgtgtggaagcatcttgtgaggattttaaacaatttcaggctgcttttttgaaatgtcaacaacaaatggcttctaatacagaaaaagtgttggaggtggaaaaatccgttaaagaattgcgagaacgtgagagggagttagagaggaaagtagattatttggagaatcaaagtagaaggaataatgtgaagattgttggtttgccagaaagtatggaagaacaagatcctcttcatttttttactgaatggattccacaaatactggggcaggaatttttctctggaggtctggtattggaaagagctcatagagccttaaaaAGAAGACCTTTGtttggtcaaccaccgagacctgagataattcgatgtttgaattatttggacagagaaacgatacttcatttagcagtgcaaaacgtgagacaacgacaagccccgttaatgattcagaatagtagagtttttttctatcctgatttgagtcaagaggttattcagtgtcggcgtcgatttaatccagttaaagaagttttgtggcgtaaaggttataactctacttttcgctatccggcagtgttagtgttttgtggagactttcaatctctgttttttgagaatgagcgtgaagcaatgagttttgctgactcgttgccagatgtaagaggacaaagacgtagtccaccattgtttcctaaagaaaaatctggttgttctggaaatggaagaaacggcagaaatgggaatggaaagagtccgtttccttga